The Setaria viridis chromosome 2, Setaria_viridis_v4.0, whole genome shotgun sequence DNA window TTCCGCAGGCTCCTCGACGACGCCTACCGCGGCCGCGTCGAGTTCCTTGAGCGACtggagcgccgcgccgcccgcaaGCGCCACCACCGCGGCACCTTCCCCCGCGCGCATCTCGCGCCGCCGAGGCACGCCACCTCCCACCACGACAGGCCGCGGCTGGTGATCGTGTCGCGGACGGGCTCCCGGGTGATCGAGAACGAGGCGGacgtggcggcgctggcggccgaCGTGGGCTTCGACGTGCGGGTGATCCGGCCCGACCGCACCACCGAGCTGTGCAAGATATACCGGGAGCTCAACGCCAGCGACGCCATGGTGGGGGTGCACGGCGCCGCCATGACGCACTTCCTCTTCATGCGCCCGGGGAAGGTGTTCATCCAGGTGGTGCCGCTCGGCACGGACTGGGCCGCCGGCGCCTACTACGGCGAGCCCGCGGCGCGGCTGGGCCTCCGGTACGTCGGCTACAAGATCCTCCCGGAGGAGAGCTCGCTCTCCCGCGAGTATCCCACCGGCGACCCCGTGCTGacggaccccgccgccgtcgcgcagCGCGGATGGGACGTGACCAAGAAGGTGTACCTGGACAGGCAGAACGTCCGGCTGGACCTGGCCCGATTCAGGGAGGAGCTCGTCAGGGCTCACCAGTACCTGGCcgccggcaggcggcggcggccaagagcAGCCGTGTGATGTGATCAGACAGTTTGACCGGTTTGATTAACCAACAAACAGATCAGCAATGAACATCACCTGCCTGCTATAGTTTTtacaccttttcttttcttcttcttctttgggtATACTGACTTGACCTGACAATTCTTTGCATTAGTTTACTTTAATTGGTGTCGTCCTGTACCTGTGATCGATGGTAAATTTACAGTCCGAGCTTGCTGTGCATACATACTCAATAAAAAAGATTCAATTACAGTGGATACACAATGCAGGCGCAAACAAAAAGATCCCAATTTCGTATGAGCAGTGGTTGGTGACTTGGTGTATGTTTCTGAAATCTCTGAACTTTGAAGCCATCAAAGACAAGTTGGTGCTTGCAGGACAAgtgctctgaactctgaactgcTTCAGGTCCATCTGAAATGCATGAGAGGATCATTGGGCGGTCACTGCAAACATTTGCTGGCTTGCGTACGAGCTCGGCAGGTTCAGGGAGTGTGATGGCTTCCGTGTCCGCTCTCCCATTCCCGGAGGGAGCCAGGCTGTATCAGTTGGTTGAAACGGAGTAATCAGCTTTCGTTAAGCGTCAATAAAGCCTGCTAATCAGTGGCCCGTAAAGCGTCACCAATCGGACCGGACAGCCCTAACGGATCGCGCGAACAGTACCACGGCGATGCATCAACCATACCTTCTCGAGCTCAAGCAACAGCTTGTTGTCTTGTTGATAACAATTGACATCCCtgcagagaaaagaaaacaaaagaaagaagctTGCTGATGAATTTCGCATGAAACAGTCAGGTTCCTTCGTTGGCAGGGAAAGGACCCGTCGTTCCAAACGGGGGAAATTTTCACTCGCAAGCCACTGAGAAAAGAAAACCATGGCTGGAAATTAAAGCGAGGCGACGCAGCGCACCGAGGaaagaactgaagaagaagaggtcGATGGGGATGGCTCGTAGCAGCACGTAGTAGCAGTAGCCGCTAAGGAACGCACCCATGGCGGTGAAGGATTGGCAGGCAGTGGAGAAAAGTTCAGTGGGATCTCACCATCCATCCGATTATCCCGATGGGAAGAACAAGGCTCGAGCCGCGAGTGGGCGGCCTGTCAGCCTCGTCCCGCGAGGGGGAGGAAAACTAAAGGTAAAGGGAGTAGGGAGACGCGTGCGCGCTTACCGCCTCTCCGTCTCCGGTCGTCTGCTTGCGGTGGAATTTTCACTCGTGGAAAAGTTGGCCATCTCTGAAGCTGCGCTCGTCGACGTCTGGGGATGGGATGGCTTCGGGCGCACGCGCACAGGCCCTGTGGGCTGTGGTGGATTGGGATCGAAGTCGATGGTGATAAGTTCAGTTGTGGGCTGGCCGGCTGGGTGCAGTGTGCGAAAGTTGGCGGGTTTTCACTTTCTGGTCAACCTCGGAGGAATTGGAGAGCATCCTTCCTGCCTGCCTGGTCTTTTTGAATGTGGGAGGGAAGCACTCTGCACTCATGATTCGCGTGCCAATTTGAACTTCTTTTTGCTAAGAAATTCGCGTAGAATCACCGTGAAATCCCTGCGTTCCAAAGGGACTGTAACCGAATTGTCGATACTTGTCTACTCAGCTATCGTTATCGGGAAGAATCGTGCAATTGAAAGCTCTCAGCTTCGACGGGGAAACAAGAGAGGGAAAAACACACCGCCTCTGTTTGCCAGCTAATTGCCACCCAGGGAGCATGGGAAAAGAACGAATGGGCTGAAAGCCCACTAAAGCGTGCCCACAAAAAGCTAGGCCTTAGGCCCATGAAGCCAACACTCCAACGAAACAGGCAAACAGCATtggagcaactccaacagagttgccatgcaactctttaagctaaaatttagggtctgtttggctacatggtgttaaagtttaacacccgtcatatcagatgtttggatgctaattaggagtattaaacatagactaattataaaactaattgcacagatggaatgtaattcgtgagacgaatctattaagcctaattagtccatgatttgacaatgtgatgctacagtaaccatttgctaatgatggattaattaggcttaatagattcgtcacgcgaattagcacagggttctgcaattagttttataattagctcatatttagttctcctaattagcatccgaacatccgatgtgacactgttaaagtttagcacctcgtatccaaacaccccctaactcaACATCAAAATCTTACTCCAACAAACTTGCCATCTTCCAAAATCTTACTCCAACAAACTTACCATCTTCCTTGCTATCCCATTTGAATGGCCAAATTCCTCATCCCACTGGCCAAACTTGGCAACCCAACCTGTCTTCCCATCTGCCTTACCAATTGTGGACCCCACATCAGGcacatcatcctccccttcctcaCGCACTGCGTCCTCtcgggagccgccgccgcgccaccgtcAACCGGTCGGGGCGGAGCAAAGGGAGCTCGAGGAGGAGCCGACGGGGAGGAACCGGTGAAAGAGCATCCAGGCCCCTAGTGGGGTTTTGGTGTGTCGAATGATAATTAGATAAAAGTCTAATGAACTTATTAAGCATGTGAGCAGGTGTAATGTTATTGATGAATAATCTTTGTCGGAAAGATTCTATGAAATGGCTCATATGGTGAAAAGAACAAGTGTGATACATGGCATTGTTCATCTAAGCATGAAAAGCAAGCAACGGTGTTAAAGATAAGTTGAGGCTTGGTTGATAGCCTCATATTGCAAGATTGCTTGTGTTGAAGATAGAATGTCACAAGAAAAAATATTATGTGTGATCCCATGATATTTATATATGATATATGACAAGCAAATAAAGGTGAAGATAGAAGCATGATGGCATTATGTTATTCTTCggtctctaaataaaatgagaagcttgttaACAACCAAAGGGGGATTGAAGTCAAAAGAATATATGATCTGAAGTGATTTTCTTTATTGAAGTTAAAATAAAGCTAGACTCAATGTGGCAACGattggatgaagaaatcaagcaagagATTAGTAACGAGGTACTAAGTGAGGTTTGGTCTGGTGAAGTGGCTAGTGCTTGGGGGATTTCGAGGTATCAAATCAAGCCTTACCAAGTATAGCAATGGGATGCATCAAAAGTTTATTGAGTCATATGAAAGGGTGACTTGTGATCTAGAATTGGGTTTCATTCATATGTGTTGAATGTTGATCCAAGTCCCTAGCTTaaggttgaagtgctcaaaCCAAAGAAACAAAGTTGGATGTAGCTCTCAAGTGGAAATATTGAtcaagtatggcatggttcATGATAATGAAGCTCAAGAGGGAGGATGAATATTGTATTTATGTGTTGATCTTGAGTGTAGGTATGCTATACTACCAAGAGGGATGCACCACATGGTTATTTAATAAAGTCTCAATGCttaagttttctatgtgaattGATGAGAGACATAAAAGCCACACGTACGCACTCTGTCGAGTAAGGCAGTGGCAAAATTGGAAGCTCCAATTTTGAAAATAGGAAGTTCCAGTTTTAGGTGCAACGTGACACTAACGGCTAGTTGGTTTGAAAAACCGGAGATTTCGGTTTTAGGAAATCGGTAGTTTCGGTTTTTATCTGATaccctaacggctagtttttgaggGGTGGTGTATTTATACCCCCCGCCGTCCCCTgttgctagctgctgcttctgaGGTTGCTTGTGTGCTTCCTGCTTGTTCTAAGCTAAACTAAAGATAAAatagctctccccaacccctctttATGAGGTTGGGTAATCTTTGCTACatcttgtgagttgggtagTAGAGAGGAGCCATTCGTGAGCATTAGTAGAGCACTCAGTTCCTTGAGCATTGGTTTGCCTTATCAAGGTTCAAgcgaagcatttgttactcttagaggtgtgcctcctagacggctaggcatCGCCGACTAGCTCCCAAcggtgtggtgagcagcggcaaaTTTGTGAAGACTGCGATCTTGTCTCCGCAAGAAAAAAGTTCATCTAGTAGAAACGAGGAAAGTGATTGAAAGAGACCCGGCacattggaagggagttgagtagactcgtattccaataggcttctcaacggagatgtaggattcacAATGGTGAATCTAAACTTCGGTGAAACAAACCCTTGTGTCTCCTCGCTGGTTTGATCTCATTTGCATTCATTGTTAAACTTCTGAATTTGGTTGATCTACTCGGGTGTTCGTGTTTGTGAAGTGTAGGAACTGTGTGATCCTGCTGAGAAACACCCACTGAGCTCCTACACCAAGTTGGTTTGATCTCAAGCTCATCAGCTACTCATAGTGTTAGGGTGTTCTCTCTGCCTGTGTCAAAATTGGAGGTTCCAATTTTGGAAACCGGAGGTTCCGGTTTCTGGCGGAGAGAGTTTTATTCCGCTGCAAAAGTGCTTACTCTCCTAGCTTTGGAAATTTTCGTAGATTTCTTTGAAAATTCCGTAGGTTACAAAATTTCCGGAAACATCTCCGAAAATATCAGAAGTCGCTGATAAACTTATTTTATCTTACGATAATTTCAGGGTACACCTATTTACCCCTctctaggcgacatcaagatcctttgAAGCCAGGTCGAGCGCCTCCCGGGAGCGACGAGTTCCCCCGTCGAGCGCTGCCGTCTTTCCCACGTCGCATCGTCGTCGGCTCTCCCAtccacgccggcgccgacggggCCGGCGGAGTTCCAGTGCCAGAGCAACTCCATGGCCAAGGTGCAGGAGGGGGATGGGGAGGGACACCAGTGGTGTgatggcggagggagggagggaggggatgaCACGTGGAACCCACATATCAGTGTGTGGAGAGGGAGAGTTGAAAGGTAGTCGTTGTTATTTGGAGAGTGGGAAATGGATGGTCTGTTGGAATAAACAACTCAATATGAAGAGATATCTTTTTTGCCAATTCAAATAAAGAGTTAAATAGAGAGCTAAAAATGAAGAACTTGTTGTTGTTGAAGATGCTCTACGCATCACCTCGACTCCTGCGAGCCCAAGTGTCCAACCAACTGTCCAACtctacttaaaaaaaaaactgtccaACTCTGCTGGCCCTGCCCACCATGTAGGACACCGGCTCATTGGCCGACAGGTGGGTCCCCCAGGCGGTCGTTGCCCGCTCGCCTCCGGGTCCGACGCCAACCCGGCAACCCCATCTTCCGTTTCTGCCTCCTCCAGCGGGTCCAGCCTCTCTTCCCGTGTTCCCCTCCTCTCTTCCGCCCCTCTTCGCCCACCAGattggctcggctcggctccgCCCGCCTCGGCCGGTCAGACTTGGATCTCGGCGGCGCTTGATTCGTCTGCACTTAGCCGAGCCATGGCGGCCGCGGACTCCGACCCCACCGTCACCGCCTCCACCTGCGCGAACTGGTAAGTGGGGACGCTGACGCACCCTCCCCCCCAGGCCTCTGCTTCGTTCCCAACGTCTCCGCTTACCCGCCATAGATCAATCCTTCGTATGCGACGAGCTCATGGGTAGGATTGGGATCGTGAATTGCTGCATATTTCCTCTGCTGATTTGTTTATTTGCGTCGCCGCTTAGTTTTAGCGGTACCTCGtgtttatctcttttttttattattgttATATGACACGGGACGCGGTAGCTTTGCTTTGTGGAATGCCTCCTGCGAATTGATCATTTTTACCAGCATCACATCAAGTACTAGTATGATTAGCACGGTGTCTGGGATATGATTTCTGGATGTGCATTATTAACTGTGGTTCTCTGCATCTCTTTAGTCAGATGGGATTCTGAATGTTGATTGTTAACTCTTTTTCGCTGTTTATTCTAATAGTCAGCGGGAAATTCCATCTTCAAATATTGCACTGCACAGCGTGCATTGTGCTCGGAACCTTCAGAAGTGCGAGCATTGCGGAGATATGGTTCCAAGAAAGCTTATGGATGAACACTACAATGAGAACCATGCTCCAGTACGTTTCCAAATTTCAAGCTTCTGTCAAATGCATTTTTTAGAGTCTTGTAATCATTTTCGCTGTCAGTTCATAGTACTGCTGAAGTGTTCTTGCATTAAGGAACACAGAAACTCTGCATTGTTCAGCTTCTTCTGACCTTACTAAGCTGCAACGGTTACAAGAATGCATATGTTATAATTAGTCTGACAGCAAAAGTTACAATTGCTTTACAATCATGCCGGTTTCTTCTTAGGAACGTGACAGGCAACATAATTTTTTGTAACCATATAGGACAAACAAATGAAAACGTCTTCATTAACCACTAAGTTAATTTGAACTTATGAAAGAGATGGCAATGCATGTACACCTTCATGGGTTATTTTTTATATCTCTGATTTTATAACTTGGTGCACTACTAATCTTATAATGAATACAGATGAATTGCTCACTTTGCAAATGCACAGTAGAGCGTGGGCTATGGGATCTTCATACAGGCATACAATGCCCGCAAAGGATGCTCGCGTGCCAGTACTGTGAGTTTGAGCTGCCTGTGATTGATCTTCTTGAGCATCAGGTATGGACATATGTCACATCTCTGGAAACTAATTTCAGATATAATTCTCTGTGTTCTGACTACCATGTGTGTGGGTGGCACAGGATGTATGTGGGAATCGAACAGAATATTGTGAAACTTGCAGGAAGTACATCAGACTTCGTGAATGGATTGGACATGAACTCCAGTTCCATACGGGATCAAATTCAAGGTAACATTCTAACCGACGCCGGCCATTCCAGTCAATCTTCAAGAAAAATGACATTTAGATTGTTGCTATTAATAACAGTTTAATTGTAATATTTAACCTTTCAATATAGTTTTCAGCAAAATAAGTAGGTCATGTCTTATGCTAGCTTAGCGGATCCCTTCATCTGATGCTTGAAGTATCATCTGCATATATACATTGATTGGTCAGGCATCATACTATGCCTATTGCTGTAGCAAGTAGCAACTAATAATCCTTGCCAAAAAAAGTAGCAACTAATATAATGCAAATGGTGAGAAATCGAGCTTACCTTGTGAGCTTATGAATTTCAGTGACGGAGCTTCGGCGGCAGCAGAGCCAAAGCCAGCGCGACCAGCTGCTCATGGTTCACATCGCAAACAACTGCTCTTGACAATAGCAATAGCTGGATTTGCAGTTTTGATTGGATCAATACTGTACCAAAGGAAGGGACAGTAGTGTCAGGACAGTCATTTGACGCCCCTTGATGTATAAATTCCCTCATAATCAGTAATCTAGTTTAGACCCCAGTTGAGGGGaaccaaaaggaaaacaaaacaaaaaggtgTACAGCTGAAGTCATTTGTGAAAGGACCAGATCAGACTTTGTTTTGTGCTATTTGTTCTTGTAAATGGTATTTTTCCCTATGATAATATCTTGCATGGAttttgtgtgtgtttttttgGGGGCGCAAGCGGCCAGTCAAAATAGCTGTATGCTGATCCAAAAAGCTGATATTCTCATCACTGTCGTTTTGAGTAAAGAagtgcatcttttctttcattttcttctGCAATAATGTAAACTTGTAAAGTCGACAGTGTAACTTTAGATGCAGCTGGGACACGTCTCAAAATGCTACCAACTCAGAAACTTCCAGGTCGCTGTTATCATTGTATGTTAATCAAGCAGGGAGATTGAAATCGCGCCAATCACAAAAACATCTACTATTTTGTCCTGATGGcatttgcaaaagaaaagaCGCCTTCTGGGTCATGCCTTGCATTGCTAACTGTAACTATCCAGCCCTCCTTTCTTCTAATTTTTTGCTTTCTTCAAGTGGCTTGCAGTGAATAGCCTGTAGTTGGATGGTTCCATCTCACAAATCTTCCCGAACTGCTTGTTGTAGAAGCCCCATAACTCAAACCTGTTTCAGACCAAAAACAAACAATGGCATTGACCACGGCATGTCAGAAACATATTAACCTACAACAAACACTAGGGAGAATCAGAAAAGGATATACCAGTATGCCAAGAACTGGAATGGCGCATACTTGCCATAGATTTTATCTAATTTCTGATGAACAGAACTGATGGTACTTGCTCTTTTATGAACCTGCAAAGAATTTCAGACATAGTACAGGTAAATACTGAAAACAGCAACTACGAAATCTCAAAATGCAAAGGTTCCAGGAGTGGGAAAATACCTGCTTCAGATGCCTAATTGTCTCTGTATCAGCTGGGATCGTGTGGTTAAAGCCCATACACATGAGCACATTGGCACGGGTGAATGGCCCGAATCCAGATATGGCGGATAACTCTTTATTCAGTCTCTCACAGGCGGATTCGATAGTAGATACCTCTTCTGCAGCTGGTACAGATATTCTACACATCTCTTCAAGTTTTTGTAGGCATACCTTCCCTTCTACGACGCCCCGTGCAAGCATTACAATTCTCTTAGCTCGATATCCAAGATTGCAGCGCTTGGCTAAAAAGCCCTCATCAAGATTTGCCAATTCTTCTGGCGTGGGGAAATCACCAATGCAGTCTTCCAAGCCAGGAGCATTGTTCAAGCTAAGCTCAGAATTATCCAATGATGGCAAGGAGTCACATGCGCTGCCTGTTTCACTTGCAACTGAGGCCAAACTAGACAAATATTCATTTGTTTCCGGGTGTGTTAAATCATTGCTAGTGCCACTTGCTATTGTTGGACCCTCCAACTTATCCTCTGCAAATCTTGTTTCTAG harbors:
- the LOC117842299 gene encoding uncharacterized protein → MAAADSDPTVTASTCANCQREIPSSNIALHSVHCARNLQKCEHCGDMVPRKLMDEHYNENHAPMNCSLCKCTVERGLWDLHTGIQCPQRMLACQYCEFELPVIDLLEHQDVCGNRTEYCETCRKYIRLREWIGHELQFHTGSNSSDGASAAAEPKPARPAAHGSHRKQLLLTIAIAGFAVLIGSILYQRKGQ
- the LOC117842298 gene encoding uncharacterized protein; this translates as MPIPNPIGDPAARPQPHAGPRVELELPLPLPPGGAAPFDLAAAVCSHGLFMMAPNRWNPAARALVRPLRLASDRSASLLARVSAHPARPGTALLVAVEGADALSSLDRDYILEQVRRMLRLSEEDGAAVAEFQAMHAAAREEGFGRIFRSPTLFEDMVKCILLCNCQWTRTLSMATALCEIQLELKCSSSVEDFQSRTPPIRERKRKRSKRQSVRIKLETRFAEDKLEGPTIASGTSNDLTHPETNEYLSSLASVASETGSACDSLPSLDNSELSLNNAPGLEDCIGDFPTPEELANLDEGFLAKRCNLGYRAKRIVMLARGVVEGKVCLQKLEEMCRISVPAAEEVSTIESACERLNKELSAISGFGPFTRANVLMCMGFNHTIPADTETIRHLKQVHKRASTISSVHQKLDKIYGKYAPFQFLAYWFELWGFYNKQFGKICEMEPSNYRLFTASHLKKAKN